The genomic stretch GAAGATGGAAGAAAACGAATGGGACAGTGTCATAGACGTTAATCTCAAAGGTTGTTTTAATTATATCAGGGCTGTATCGCCTATATTCAAGAATCAAAAATCCGGTAAGATCATTACTATTTCATCCATTAACGGTCTTAGAGGTAAATTCGGACTATCGAACTATTCAGCGTCAAAAGCGGGGATCATAGGTCTCACAAAATCAGTAGCGAGAGAGATGGGCAGATACGGTGTGAATGTAAATTCTGTGGCTCCCGGATTTATAGAAACAGCTATGACCGCAAAATTGTCCTCTGAAATTCGGGAAGGAGCAATAAAAGAGAGCGCGCTCGGACGGCTCGGTAAACCCGAAGATGTCGCGAATTTGGTTCTCTTTCTTGCAAGCGATGAAGCGAAATATATAACAGGTCAGGTGATACAGGTAGATGGCGGACAATTGATATGAGGGCTGCGGTTTTTTACGGGGCGGGGCAAAAACTCGTTATAGAAGAAGTGCCGACCCCTGTTCCGACAGATGGGGAACTACTGATCAAGATAGCTGCCTGCGGAGTCTGTCATACCGACCTTCATTATATCGACCACGGGGTGCCTACTTTTAAAAAACCTCCACTGATCCTCGGTCACGAAGCTTCAGGAATAGTAGCTGAAATCGGCGAGGGCGTTAAGGGATGGGAGATAGGGGATAGAGTCTTAATTCCCGCGGTTATCAGTTGCGGTAACTGTGAGTTCTGTCTGTCCGAAAGAGAAAATATCTGCGCAAACCAGATAATGTTCGGCAATAACGTCAACGGCGCTTACGCTGAATATGTAGCGGCGCCGGCAAAAGATTTAATACATTTACCTGACAGACTTGATCTGAAAAAATCTTCAATTATCGCCGATGCCGTTTCAACTCCGTATCATGCTGTTAAGAACCGCGGACAGGTGAAATCAGGAGATAAAGTTGTCGTGATAGGATGTGGAGGGGTTGGTATCAATGTTGTGCAAATTGCCGCCGCATTGGGCGCTTCGGTCTATGCCGTTGATCTGAGTGATTCTAAACTTGAACTCGCAAAATCGTTAGGCGCATATAAGACGGTAAATCCCCTTGAAGATGTAGAGTACGTCCGGAACTTAAAGAAAGAAACGGGTGGCGGGTTCGAGATTGCGTTTGAGGCAATCGGAAATCCCAAGACCATTTCAGACGGCTACTCTCTCATTAATAGAGGGGGCAGATTGGTCGTCATTGGCTATACAGCTGAGGAGATGACCTTTTCGCCTGCAAGATTAATGTATTATGAACTTGAAATGATAGGCTCTCTTGGCTGCCGTCCGGCAGATTACTTGCCTTTGATAGAGATGATCGAACGGGGCAAGATCAAGTTAGAGCCGCTTATAACGGGAGAGTATCCTCTTGATAAGATAAATGATGCCTTGGATGAACTGAGAAACGGCAAGGCTTTGAGGTCAATTATCGTTCCGTGAAAATCTAACGCAACATTGCTACGTCATTGAGCGAGTGAAATATAGTCGATACGGAAAAAGAATTAGGAGGTAATAATGGGTATGATGGACAAAATGATGGAAGGTATGATGAAGCGGAAGATGAAAAGCATGGAAAAGATGGATCCTTAGGAGATGATGAAGAACATGCATGAGATGATGCCCAAGATGATGGATCATTGCATGTCTTCGTTCAGCGATGAGGACCGTCGAAATATGCTTGGTTTCTGCAGAGGGATGCTGGACGAGATGGAAGAAAAGTATCTTCCAACAAAAGGGTAAGTGCAACTATTCATACAAAGATTGAAAAGAGAATCGTATAATTGAAGAAGGGAGCGATTTCTCAATACAGGCAGATGGTACTTAAGGAACCTGCCCGGCTCGACGGAAGGAATATTCGGGCTGCCGATGAGTCTCGGATTCAATCTCCAGTTTGATAAATTTACACTCATTCTGGAATCTCGATTCCTCCCAGGTGGAACCGCTTCTACAGACTGGGAACCCACCGGGAACGTCCCTGAAGCGAACAATAGTCCTGGTTTTGATGATTAGCTATTAAGACAAAACTTTTTATCTAATAGACCATTATTTGTAAGACTCATATTTCACGTGCAAGAACAGATCCGCTTATATCACATGTCGCGCAATGAAGAGAACGGTTCACTTTCATACACGGGAGATACTTCACACCGATGCTGAACATGACGAAATTCGTCAATCTCAAATTCTATCCCTACTTACAATCGCACTGCGCTCAACGATGGTTGCTCTGTCATGTGTAGAAGATCTTCCATGGAAAACATTTTTGTAGACTTATAGAATCCTAATTAGCGTCATTAAGAATCTAAACTCGAAATTTTGCATAACTGGGAAATAATCAATCCCAATATTTTAATCAAATAAAATATTACTAAATCTATCACATTGTTATTCAGAAGCTTAGCGCGAAAGATATTTTAAAAAATAGAAATGCATAATAATTGTATCCAGTAAATCCGATAGTAACATTGTTATATCAATTTACGATAGGAATACATATACAGGAGAAAAAATGAAACCAACAGAAATACTGATAAAAGAACACGATGCAATACTGATTATGCTGAATATATTGGAGAAGGTATGTCACAGGCTCGATAAAGGAGAGCATGTTAAAGAGACTGATCTTGAAAAGATAATAGAATTCTTCAAAGAGTTTGCTGACAAATGCCATCATGGTAAAGAAGAGGATCTACTGTTTCCCGCCCTGGAAGAGTATGGTATACCCAATGAGGGCGGACCGATAGGGGTAATGCTTTCGGAGCATGTCATAGGACGAGAGAATGTCAAAGGAATGAGCGATGCTATTGCCAATTATAAGAAGGGAAAAGAATCTGCCCCGGAAGAGTTTATCCGATATGCGATGAATTACATTGCGCTGTTAACGGAGCACATCGATAAAGAAAATAATATTCTGTTCGTAATGGCAGATAAGCATATCCCGGAAGAGAGGCAGCGATCTCTTTTAATCGATTTCGAAAGAGCCGAAGAAGAGAAAATCGGTCCGGGCGTACATGAAAAATACCACAAGCTTTTAGATGAATTAAGCGTGGTCTATTTGAATAATCATGATTGTCAATGCCATTGTGATCATTTATAAATCAGAAAGAAACAGTGATCTGGTTACGAAGAACTGATAGTATTGATGTCAATGTTAATGAGTTACTGGCATAAATCAGGGAGTATGAATAGATATGATTCGATCGGGAGAAAAGAAAGTCGTGACAAAGTAGATGGGAAGCTAACGGGGTTGATCATAAAATCTTCCACAATGTCGAAAAATAGAAGAACTCGCTAATTACCTGTTAAATTTTCTGCACATTGGTATGATAAGATAAGCCGATACAAATTCAGGTCGCGAAAATGATTTCGTTTATAATTCTCGGACATAAGAATCCAAAATCAATTTCTTAGCAAATTTAAGAAATCAGCCTTAGTTTTACCACTCTATTATACCCTATAGATCCCTTTCTTATCATGCTGATAAATAAGAAGATAAGCTTGTTATTACGATAGTATGAAGCAGTTGGTACAATAGTTGAATGATAGTTTATGGATTTTTAAAAC from Candidatus Neomarinimicrobiota bacterium encodes the following:
- a CDS encoding 3-oxoacyl-ACP reductase FabG; amino-acid sequence: ARHGADVAITFVGEKEDAAELSAQISSLEREFISIEADVTDYSVAGKVVSSVVEGFKGLDILVCNAGINIDSAVWKMEENEWDSVIDVNLKGCFNYIRAVSPIFKNQKSGKIITISSINGLRGKFGLSNYSASKAGIIGLTKSVAREMGRYGVNVNSVAPGFIETAMTAKLSSEIREGAIKESALGRLGKPEDVANLVLFLASDEAKYITGQVIQVDGGQLI
- a CDS encoding zinc-binding dehydrogenase, which codes for MRAAVFYGAGQKLVIEEVPTPVPTDGELLIKIAACGVCHTDLHYIDHGVPTFKKPPLILGHEASGIVAEIGEGVKGWEIGDRVLIPAVISCGNCEFCLSERENICANQIMFGNNVNGAYAEYVAAPAKDLIHLPDRLDLKKSSIIADAVSTPYHAVKNRGQVKSGDKVVVIGCGGVGINVVQIAAALGASVYAVDLSDSKLELAKSLGAYKTVNPLEDVEYVRNLKKETGGGFEIAFEAIGNPKTISDGYSLINRGGRLVVIGYTAEEMTFSPARLMYYELEMIGSLGCRPADYLPLIEMIERGKIKLEPLITGEYPLDKINDALDELRNGKALRSIIVP
- a CDS encoding hemerythrin domain-containing protein; translated protein: MKPTEILIKEHDAILIMLNILEKVCHRLDKGEHVKETDLEKIIEFFKEFADKCHHGKEEDLLFPALEEYGIPNEGGPIGVMLSEHVIGRENVKGMSDAIANYKKGKESAPEEFIRYAMNYIALLTEHIDKENNILFVMADKHIPEERQRSLLIDFERAEEEKIGPGVHEKYHKLLDELSVVYLNNHDCQCHCDHL